Proteins encoded by one window of Sulfurospirillum barnesii SES-3:
- the truA gene encoding tRNA pseudouridine(38-40) synthase TruA, translated as MRLKITLSYDGSAFYGFQHQKNENTAFKTVAGSLEQSLKHLNIHTQVVGSGRTDRGVHALAQVIHLDVPPLWQTQLEKLQYLLNRTLLPHIHIKHISPVTQDFHARFSAKKRLYRYVLYDGMCQPFYANYALHVKPLDVQKLHTLAQVFTGFHNFEFFKKQGGGTTKNERTLFRTGAYRYKNFIVLYFFGDAFLRSQIRMMSDFLLKVCYKERRLEDLVAQINREKRISTALLPPQGLYLSRIYY; from the coding sequence ATGCGTCTTAAAATAACCCTTAGTTATGATGGAAGCGCTTTTTATGGCTTCCAACACCAAAAAAATGAAAACACCGCTTTTAAAACCGTTGCAGGAAGCCTTGAGCAAAGTCTTAAACATTTAAATATTCATACCCAAGTGGTTGGCAGTGGAAGAACGGACAGAGGAGTGCACGCACTTGCACAAGTCATTCACCTTGATGTGCCCCCATTATGGCAAACACAGTTGGAAAAACTCCAATACCTACTCAATCGTACGCTTCTTCCTCACATACACATTAAACACATCAGCCCTGTTACACAAGATTTTCATGCACGTTTTAGTGCTAAAAAAAGGCTCTATCGCTATGTATTATACGATGGAATGTGTCAGCCTTTTTATGCCAATTATGCTTTACATGTAAAGCCTTTAGATGTTCAAAAACTACACACTTTAGCACAGGTCTTTACAGGCTTTCACAACTTCGAATTTTTCAAAAAACAAGGAGGAGGTACAACCAAAAATGAACGTACCTTATTTCGGACAGGAGCGTATCGGTATAAAAATTTTATTGTTCTTTACTTTTTTGGCGATGCTTTTTTGCGCTCACAAATACGTATGATGTCTGATTTTTTGTTGAAAGTCTGCTATAAGGAACGAAGATTAGAAGATTTAGTCGCACAAATCAATAGGGAGAAAAGGATTTCCACTGCCCTCTTGCCCCCTCAAGGACTTTATCTTTCACGGATTTATTATTAA
- a CDS encoding LptF/LptG family permease has protein sequence MNRASRYLLKHFGALFSSLFFILFFITSIVFFIKITALTAIIQMNFLELGTLYVYLLPRTLIYTLPVTFFIALVITLFNLSKENETIVLFTLGYNPKKIAHLFLSLSVALSLLLMVTIFVLIPISKQLNSNFIDYKKAEAKFNIKASEFGQKFSQWLVYIEKNDDQKHYSGITLYQTPTPKENERLILASHATIENEGGKLRLNLEEGKIFEFRKDEIEQINFERMHINSQPKSAIGVMQSVKEYWNGVFVDDKRAYDLSFFLLIALFPIASTLIALSIGIVTYRYNKGGIYGAIFTTIFLYFASATLFSTWHPQSAPLVVFLLSFGVAYKIYQKRIQAIF, from the coding sequence ATGAATAGAGCAAGTCGTTATCTTTTGAAACATTTTGGAGCCTTATTTAGCTCTTTATTTTTTATTCTTTTTTTTATTACATCCATTGTTTTTTTTATTAAGATTACAGCCCTTACCGCCATTATTCAAATGAATTTTTTAGAATTAGGAACCCTTTATGTCTATTTGCTTCCTAGAACACTGATTTATACCCTTCCTGTGACATTTTTTATCGCTCTTGTCATTACCCTTTTCAACCTCTCCAAAGAGAATGAAACCATTGTGCTCTTTACGCTTGGCTACAATCCTAAAAAAATTGCACACCTTTTTTTGAGCCTTTCTGTTGCACTTTCTCTTCTTTTAATGGTGACTATTTTTGTGTTAATTCCTATCTCAAAACAACTCAATAGCAATTTTATTGATTATAAAAAAGCAGAAGCAAAATTTAACATTAAAGCCAGTGAATTTGGTCAAAAATTTTCACAATGGCTGGTATACATTGAAAAAAATGATGACCAAAAACATTACAGCGGTATAACTCTCTACCAAACACCCACACCTAAAGAGAATGAAAGGCTGATTTTAGCAAGTCATGCCACGATTGAAAATGAGGGAGGCAAATTAAGGCTCAATTTGGAAGAGGGAAAAATTTTTGAATTTAGAAAAGATGAAATTGAGCAAATTAATTTTGAACGTATGCACATTAATTCCCAACCCAAATCAGCCATTGGCGTTATGCAGAGTGTTAAGGAGTATTGGAATGGCGTTTTTGTTGACGATAAACGGGCCTATGACCTCTCTTTCTTTTTATTAATTGCCCTCTTCCCTATTGCTTCGACATTAATTGCTCTAAGTATTGGTATTGTGACCTACCGTTACAACAAAGGAGGTATTTATGGTGCTATTTTTACCACCATTTTTCTCTATTTTGCCTCTGCCACACTTTTTTCAACATGGCATCCCCAAAGTGCGCCACTTGTGGTTTTTCTACTCAGCTTTGGTGTGGCATACAAAATTTATCAAAAACGTATTCAAGCTATCTTCTAA
- a CDS encoding prepilin peptidase — MIETALITLFGLCFGSFLNVAILRLPKDESIALPASHCPQCKHPLKWYHNIPLLSWLALRGKCAFCHSPISLQYPLIELGVALLYGMVYFHHHEFVQALLIGSVFALLLALSLIDWRYKAVPDTLSLPALLIAFCVGNPLESLQNGLLLLGTFTLLRFLVSFISKKEAMGEADSIIAGIMGAVLGIQLAMAAIYIAALIALLAFMIVRKRGYALPFIPFLSLGLLITWLFSEPILHFMGQIYE, encoded by the coding sequence ATGATTGAAACCGCTTTGATAACACTTTTTGGGCTTTGTTTTGGTTCATTTTTAAATGTTGCTATTCTTCGTCTACCCAAAGATGAAAGCATCGCTTTACCCGCTTCACACTGTCCACAGTGCAAACATCCCCTAAAATGGTATCACAATATTCCACTGCTTTCATGGCTTGCCCTGCGAGGAAAATGTGCCTTTTGTCACAGCCCAATTTCGCTACAATACCCCTTGATTGAGCTTGGGGTGGCTCTGCTGTATGGTATGGTCTATTTTCACCATCATGAATTCGTACAAGCGCTTCTGATTGGGTCTGTTTTTGCTCTTTTATTAGCGCTTAGCCTTATTGATTGGCGTTATAAAGCCGTACCTGATACACTTAGCCTACCTGCCTTATTGATAGCATTTTGTGTTGGGAATCCTTTAGAATCCCTCCAAAATGGACTTTTGTTGCTAGGAACATTTACCTTACTTCGTTTTTTAGTCTCTTTTATAAGCAAAAAAGAGGCTATGGGGGAAGCAGATAGTATCATTGCTGGTATTATGGGAGCAGTACTTGGCATTCAACTTGCGATGGCTGCCATTTATATTGCAGCTCTCATCGCACTCTTAGCCTTTATGATAGTTCGAAAGCGAGGGTATGCGCTTCCTTTTATTCCCTTTCTTTCACTAGGGCTTTTGATCACATGGCTTTTTAGTGAGCCAATTTTACATTTTATGGGACAGATTTATGAATAG
- the coaBC gene encoding bifunctional phosphopantothenoylcysteine decarboxylase/phosphopantothenate--cysteine ligase CoaBC, whose amino-acid sequence MHKELLLGKKILLGVTGSIAIYKALELIRLFVKSGAEVKVVMSEDAKKFIAPLSFETLSQNKVLHVETESWSEELSHIHTGKWADLFLMAPASVNTINKLAHGIADNLLTQTAIAFTKTMVIAPSANTNMMLNPITQESLNKLAHYGYRIIQPQSKLLACNDEGIGALADVEEIFYQSARALLSEPFWHGRNVIITGGGTREKIDDVRCLSNFSSGKQASALALALYLKGANVTLISSGETPLLQEIYSLHVKSSFELQTALMHQMEQQKRSEKTPYLFMAAAVSDYIPLQTHTGKLKKEALGENVCLELKRNTDILASIPKKGYKVIGFKAELDEKNALSNAQKMLEQKELDAVCLNILKEQNGFGSNKNEIIFITKTHVETLALSDKFRIAQSIAEQSHHL is encoded by the coding sequence ATGCATAAAGAACTGCTACTAGGCAAAAAAATTCTCCTTGGTGTTACAGGAAGTATTGCGATTTATAAGGCATTAGAGCTGATTCGTCTGTTTGTGAAATCAGGCGCTGAAGTGAAGGTGGTGATGAGCGAAGATGCGAAAAAGTTTATCGCACCACTGAGCTTTGAAACGCTTAGTCAAAATAAGGTTTTACATGTAGAAACCGAGAGTTGGAGTGAAGAGCTGAGTCACATTCACACAGGCAAATGGGCAGACCTTTTTCTTATGGCTCCAGCTTCTGTGAATACCATCAACAAACTTGCTCATGGCATTGCTGACAACCTTCTTACTCAAACGGCGATTGCTTTTACCAAAACGATGGTTATAGCACCCTCTGCCAATACCAATATGATGCTCAATCCCATCACACAAGAGAGCTTAAATAAACTTGCACATTATGGCTATCGCATTATCCAACCTCAATCCAAACTGCTTGCATGCAATGATGAGGGAATTGGAGCCTTAGCCGATGTAGAAGAAATCTTTTACCAAAGTGCTAGAGCACTGCTTAGTGAGCCTTTTTGGCACGGTCGCAATGTCATTATCACAGGAGGAGGTACAAGGGAAAAGATAGATGATGTGCGATGTTTAAGCAACTTTTCCAGTGGTAAACAAGCTTCTGCCCTTGCCCTTGCTTTGTACCTCAAAGGGGCCAATGTTACATTAATAAGCAGTGGAGAAACGCCTCTTTTGCAAGAAATTTATTCGTTACATGTAAAGAGTAGTTTTGAGTTACAAACCGCTTTAATGCACCAGATGGAACAACAAAAACGCTCTGAAAAAACACCCTACCTTTTTATGGCAGCTGCGGTGAGTGATTACATTCCACTGCAAACACATACAGGCAAACTCAAAAAAGAAGCCCTTGGCGAGAACGTTTGCTTAGAACTAAAACGTAATACAGACATTCTTGCCTCCATTCCTAAAAAAGGCTATAAAGTTATTGGATTTAAAGCCGAACTGGATGAAAAAAATGCACTGAGCAATGCGCAAAAGATGCTTGAACAAAAAGAGTTAGATGCCGTATGCCTGAACATTCTCAAAGAGCAAAACGGTTTTGGAAGCAATAAAAATGAAATCATTTTTATTACAAAAACGCACGTTGAAACCCTCGCTTTATCGGATAAATTTCGTATTGCGCAATCTATTGCAGAGCAGTCACACCATCTATGA
- the glmU gene encoding bifunctional UDP-N-acetylglucosamine diphosphorylase/glucosamine-1-phosphate N-acetyltransferase GlmU — protein MNISIAIMAAGLGTRMKSTLPKVLHEISGFEMLYHIIKEAQKISDDIHVILYHQADLVQEKMNRYFSGIHYVIQDHQNFPGTGGAIRGVVPKHEKVLVLNGDMPLLEADDMQNFTHVDADVVMSVFTCKEPFGYGRIIMDAHQNVQKIVEEKDASVEEKKVTAVNAGVYLFKTDFLQENLPKLSNQNNQNEYYITDLIALANVENKTVKALFVDEKTFMGVNSKYHLSQAEELMQERIKRRFMEQGVSMRLASTIYIEADVQMSGECKLENGVSLLKGTILENAHIKAHSVIEKSVIKNSDIGPMARIRPDSYIEDTHIGNFVEVKKSTLKGVKAGHLSYLGDASIDEGTNIGCGTITCNYDGKAKYQTIIGKNVFVGSDSQLVAPVTIADDVIIASGTTVTKNIPKGALAINRAPLKIMEGFFYKFFGKDHA, from the coding sequence ATGAATATTTCGATTGCAATTATGGCAGCAGGACTAGGCACACGGATGAAATCCACACTCCCAAAAGTCCTTCATGAAATCAGCGGCTTTGAGATGCTCTATCATATCATCAAAGAGGCACAAAAAATCAGCGATGACATTCATGTGATTTTATACCATCAAGCAGACCTCGTTCAAGAGAAGATGAATCGCTACTTTTCAGGAATTCACTATGTCATTCAAGACCATCAAAACTTTCCTGGTACGGGTGGTGCTATTCGTGGCGTCGTGCCAAAACATGAAAAAGTTCTGGTTTTAAACGGCGATATGCCTCTGCTTGAAGCGGATGATATGCAAAATTTTACCCACGTTGATGCAGACGTTGTTATGAGTGTATTTACATGTAAAGAGCCTTTTGGATACGGTCGCATCATTATGGATGCACATCAAAATGTACAAAAAATTGTTGAAGAAAAAGATGCGAGTGTTGAAGAGAAAAAAGTAACTGCGGTCAATGCGGGTGTGTACCTCTTTAAGACCGACTTTTTACAAGAGAATCTTCCTAAACTCTCCAACCAAAACAACCAAAATGAGTATTACATCACGGACTTAATCGCACTGGCGAATGTTGAAAACAAAACCGTTAAAGCCCTTTTTGTGGATGAAAAAACCTTTATGGGAGTGAACTCTAAATATCACCTCTCTCAAGCCGAAGAGCTGATGCAAGAGCGCATTAAACGCCGTTTTATGGAACAAGGTGTGAGTATGCGTCTTGCTTCAACCATCTACATTGAAGCGGATGTGCAAATGAGCGGTGAATGTAAACTCGAAAACGGTGTGAGCTTACTTAAAGGAACAATTTTAGAGAATGCACACATTAAAGCACATAGCGTCATTGAAAAAAGCGTCATCAAAAACTCCGATATTGGACCGATGGCACGTATTCGCCCTGATTCGTACATTGAAGATACACACATTGGAAACTTCGTGGAAGTGAAAAAATCAACCCTTAAAGGGGTTAAAGCGGGACACTTAAGTTATTTGGGTGATGCAAGCATTGATGAGGGAACCAACATTGGGTGTGGGACAATTACATGTAATTACGATGGGAAAGCCAAATATCAAACCATCATCGGTAAAAACGTCTTTGTCGGAAGCGATAGCCAACTGGTTGCACCCGTCACGATTGCGGATGATGTGATTATCGCTTCGGGAACAACCGTCACGAAAAACATCCCAAAAGGTGCCTTAGCCATCAATCGTGCACCTCTTAAAATCATGGAAGGCTTCTTCTATAAATTCTTTGGAAAAGACCATGCATAA
- the fliP gene encoding flagellar type III secretion system pore protein FliP (The bacterial flagellar biogenesis protein FliP forms a type III secretion system (T3SS)-type pore required for flagellar assembly.), whose protein sequence is MGMTPMAFGADTIPTVNLSLSAPDTPQQLVTSMNLVLVLTILTLAPSLIFMMTSFLRLLIVFSFLRQAMGTQQMPPSQVMVSLAMILTFFIMEPVMKESYDVAVKPYLAEKMSYQEAFEKGSAPFKAFMIRNTREKDLALFFRIRNLENPKNIEDVPLTVAMPAFMISELKTAFEIGFLLYLPFLVIDMVVSSVLMAMGMMMLPPAMISLPFKLLIFVLVDGWNLLVQRLVESFH, encoded by the coding sequence ATGGGTATGACACCAATGGCATTTGGTGCTGATACCATTCCTACCGTGAACCTCTCTTTAAGTGCACCAGACACTCCTCAACAGCTTGTGACCAGCATGAATTTGGTGTTGGTACTGACCATTCTAACACTCGCTCCTTCGTTGATTTTTATGATGACCAGTTTTTTACGCCTTTTAATTGTTTTCTCTTTTTTACGCCAAGCCATGGGTACGCAACAAATGCCTCCCTCTCAAGTTATGGTCTCTTTGGCAATGATTTTAACGTTTTTTATTATGGAACCTGTTATGAAAGAGTCATACGATGTGGCAGTAAAACCTTATTTAGCAGAAAAAATGAGCTATCAAGAAGCGTTTGAGAAAGGCTCAGCACCTTTTAAAGCGTTTATGATTCGCAATACCCGTGAGAAAGATTTGGCACTTTTCTTTCGTATTCGAAACCTTGAAAATCCTAAAAATATTGAAGATGTGCCCTTAACCGTGGCGATGCCAGCCTTTATGATCAGCGAACTTAAAACCGCTTTTGAGATAGGCTTTTTGCTCTACTTACCTTTTTTGGTTATTGATATGGTGGTCAGCTCCGTGTTGATGGCGATGGGTATGATGATGCTTCCACCTGCTATGATTTCTCTACCCTTTAAGTTGCTTATCTTTGTGTTGGTAGATGGATGGAACTTGCTGGTACAACGATTGGTGGAGAGTTTTCACTAG
- a CDS encoding YgiQ family radical SAM protein, whose product MFLPTTQEEMHQRGWEQLDVILITSDAYIDSPYMGVSVVGRILEKAGYTVGIIAQPDVTCKEDISRLGEPKLFWGVSGGSVDSMVSNYTATKKFRNSDDYTPGGINNKRPDRASLVYTNLIRQCFKETAPIMLGGIEASLRRVTHYDFWSNKLRKPILFDAKADYLLYGMSDKSILEFANALQNGEKPLHVKGLSYLSKEPKESYIALPSHDECVADKLKFMDMFDLFYHNNDPLSAKGLCQKVDTRYLIQNPPALYLTTEEMDEVSALPFMRDAHPYYKKMGAIKALETIKFSISTHQGCYGECNFCAISVHQGRTIRSRSTASIVNEAKHFATYKDFKGIISDLGGPTANMYGYECEKKLSKGSCETKSCMFPKICKALKPTHKKQLDLLRQIRALPHIKKAFVASGIRYDLISEDKAYGYTYLKEIIEHHTSGQMKIAPEHIDDEILSLMGKPGKNALVEFKALFDKLSKESGKKQFLTYYLIAAHPGCDERHMHSLKQFASQVLKINPEQAQVFTPTPSTYSTLMYYTGLHYKTRQPLFVEKEMHKKEKQKAIVIAKESSFKSNFSS is encoded by the coding sequence ATGTTTTTACCCACAACCCAAGAAGAAATGCACCAACGAGGATGGGAGCAACTTGATGTGATTCTCATTACTTCAGACGCATATATTGATAGCCCATATATGGGGGTTTCTGTTGTGGGGCGTATTTTAGAAAAAGCAGGATATACAGTAGGCATTATCGCTCAGCCTGATGTTACATGTAAAGAGGATATTTCACGTTTGGGTGAGCCAAAGCTTTTTTGGGGTGTAAGTGGCGGTAGTGTAGACTCCATGGTTTCTAACTATACCGCAACAAAAAAATTTCGCAATTCTGATGACTACACGCCAGGAGGCATTAACAACAAACGTCCTGATCGTGCCAGTTTAGTCTATACAAATCTTATTCGTCAATGCTTTAAAGAGACTGCGCCCATTATGTTAGGAGGCATTGAAGCAAGCCTAAGGCGTGTCACGCACTATGACTTTTGGAGCAATAAACTTCGAAAACCCATTTTGTTTGATGCCAAAGCCGATTATTTGCTCTATGGAATGTCCGATAAGAGCATTTTAGAGTTTGCCAATGCGCTTCAAAACGGTGAAAAACCTTTACATGTAAAAGGACTTTCCTACCTTTCAAAAGAACCAAAAGAGTCGTATATCGCTCTTCCAAGCCATGATGAATGTGTAGCAGATAAACTCAAATTTATGGATATGTTTGACCTTTTTTACCACAATAATGACCCTTTAAGCGCTAAAGGTCTTTGTCAAAAAGTCGATACCCGTTACCTCATTCAAAATCCACCCGCACTCTATTTGACCACGGAAGAGATGGATGAAGTAAGTGCTTTACCTTTTATGCGAGATGCCCATCCTTACTACAAAAAAATGGGTGCTATTAAAGCGTTAGAGACCATTAAATTTTCCATTTCAACCCATCAAGGCTGTTATGGTGAGTGTAATTTTTGTGCCATTAGCGTGCATCAAGGCAGAACCATTCGTTCCCGATCAACCGCTTCCATTGTCAATGAAGCCAAACATTTTGCAACGTATAAAGATTTTAAAGGAATCATCTCCGATTTAGGAGGTCCTACGGCAAATATGTACGGTTATGAGTGTGAGAAAAAGCTGAGCAAAGGAAGCTGTGAAACAAAAAGTTGTATGTTTCCAAAAATATGCAAAGCGCTTAAACCAACCCATAAAAAACAGCTCGATTTACTCCGCCAAATCAGAGCACTCCCGCATATTAAAAAAGCCTTTGTGGCATCAGGGATTCGGTACGATTTAATCAGTGAGGATAAAGCCTATGGCTATACGTATCTCAAAGAGATTATTGAACATCACACCAGTGGTCAAATGAAAATTGCGCCTGAACATATTGACGATGAAATCTTGAGCCTGATGGGTAAACCTGGTAAGAATGCGCTGGTGGAGTTCAAAGCCCTCTTTGATAAACTCTCCAAAGAATCGGGAAAAAAACAGTTTCTGACCTACTACCTCATTGCGGCACATCCAGGATGCGATGAGCGCCATATGCACTCGCTCAAACAGTTTGCGTCACAGGTTTTAAAAATCAACCCCGAACAAGCCCAAGTCTTTACGCCCACACCTTCAACCTACTCGACGCTCATGTACTACACAGGACTTCACTATAAAACACGCCAACCCCTCTTTGTGGAAAAAGAAATGCACAAAAAAGAGAAACAAAAAGCCATTGTGATAGCTAAAGAGTCTTCCTTTAAAAGTAACTTCAGCAGCTAA
- a CDS encoding glucose-6-phosphate isomerase has protein sequence MKNSLYFNIKVEEGIFDKIVAEQKSIGYYALPEQDISYLLNYLEEFKSKNDYDAIKDIAIIGIGGSSLGPKAIFRALQGIRDFDKRLHLFESTDPASIRSTLNKLDIKNTHFFVISKSGTTIETISVYKYILSLLKAKDISLDYRFTFVTDDGSKLEAHAKTFNSFVLHIPVNVGGRFSVLSAAGLAPLFLAGVDIQRLLDGAKAIKQSFFEDGYIKETLLKKATYYAKNSMNYNINTLFAYSESLDSFTDWYVQLWGESLGKKQRHSSFNVGLTPVGLIGPKDQHSFLQLIVEGLRDKSVTVLKIENFDDKIKIPAITLKELEGLDLMNGIAFCDLINMQADSTIEALLDKKDIPVDTITLQHIDEENIGKLIFYYELLTSLVGQMMNVNTYDQPGVESGKKILEGKLIEEKRKSVKKSK, from the coding sequence TTGAAAAATTCACTCTATTTTAACATTAAAGTAGAAGAGGGCATCTTCGATAAAATCGTTGCTGAACAAAAGAGCATTGGTTATTACGCACTGCCTGAACAAGATATTAGTTATTTGTTAAATTACTTAGAAGAGTTTAAATCTAAAAATGATTATGATGCGATTAAAGATATTGCCATTATTGGTATTGGAGGAAGTTCTTTAGGGCCTAAAGCTATTTTTAGAGCGTTACAAGGTATTCGTGATTTTGACAAACGCTTGCACCTTTTTGAAAGTACAGACCCTGCGTCCATTCGTTCCACCCTCAATAAACTCGACATTAAAAATACCCACTTTTTTGTCATCAGCAAATCAGGTACAACCATTGAAACCATTTCGGTTTACAAATACATTCTTTCACTTTTAAAAGCAAAAGATATTTCATTGGATTATCGTTTTACCTTTGTCACGGATGATGGTTCAAAACTTGAGGCACACGCTAAGACGTTTAACTCTTTTGTATTGCATATTCCTGTCAATGTGGGTGGACGTTTTTCGGTTTTAAGTGCAGCAGGTCTTGCGCCACTTTTTCTAGCAGGTGTGGATATTCAGCGTTTATTGGATGGGGCAAAAGCGATTAAACAAAGTTTTTTTGAAGATGGTTATATCAAAGAAACTTTGCTTAAAAAAGCGACCTATTATGCGAAAAATTCTATGAATTACAACATTAACACGCTTTTTGCCTATTCTGAGAGTTTAGATAGCTTTACGGATTGGTATGTTCAGCTTTGGGGTGAGAGTTTGGGTAAAAAACAGCGTCACAGTAGTTTTAACGTAGGTCTAACTCCTGTGGGGCTCATTGGTCCTAAAGATCAACACTCTTTCTTACAGCTCATTGTTGAGGGATTGCGTGATAAGAGTGTCACCGTGCTTAAAATTGAAAATTTTGACGATAAAATTAAAATCCCTGCTATTACGCTCAAAGAGCTTGAAGGGCTCGATTTGATGAATGGCATTGCATTTTGTGATTTGATTAATATGCAAGCGGACTCTACGATTGAAGCCTTGTTGGATAAAAAAGATATTCCTGTGGATACCATTACCCTTCAACACATTGATGAGGAAAACATTGGAAAGCTAATTTTTTATTATGAGTTACTCACATCACTCGTAGGTCAAATGATGAATGTCAATACCTATGACCAACCAGGTGTTGAGAGTGGAAAGAAAATTCTCGAGGGTAAATTGATTGAGGAAAAACGAAAAAGTGTTAAAAAGAGTAAATAA
- a CDS encoding TerB family tellurite resistance protein, with protein MKLSSEEKFAFLQLAQYVAKLDGEYGPKEREVIEEYCTEMGIENVEINMELFDLDTLLSIFKSPKSQKIAILALMVLVHIDDKYGIYEHKVMYKIAQIFKLDETKMHLFSMWGKAGSALYEQALVFTER; from the coding sequence ATGAAACTATCATCTGAAGAAAAATTCGCTTTTTTACAATTGGCACAATATGTGGCAAAACTTGATGGAGAATATGGTCCAAAAGAGCGTGAAGTCATTGAAGAATACTGCACAGAAATGGGAATAGAAAATGTAGAAATTAATATGGAATTGTTTGATTTAGATACACTTTTATCAATTTTCAAATCGCCTAAAAGTCAAAAAATTGCTATTCTTGCTTTAATGGTACTGGTGCACATTGATGATAAATATGGTATTTATGAGCATAAAGTTATGTATAAAATTGCACAAATCTTTAAACTTGACGAAACGAAAATGCATCTTTTTTCCATGTGGGGGAAAGCAGGTTCAGCACTGTATGAGCAAGCACTGGTCTTTACAGAGAGATAA
- a CDS encoding hydrogenase small subunit: protein MEHAKLYERLAQRLSSLEKFPRVKEGKSIAALMEENGISRRDFMKWAAGVTAMLSLPSSFTPLMAQAAELTDRLPVVWLHMAECTGCSESLLRSDAPTIDSLIFDHISLEYHETLMVACGWQAEHNLESAIEKYKGKFILMVEGGIPAGSSDFYLTVGPHGHTGQTTAKKAADAAAAIFAIGSCSSFGGIQAAHPNPTNAQPMSKITNKPVINVPGCPPSEKNIVGNVLHYLLFGTLPSLDAYNRPKWAYGLRIHDLCERRGHFDAGEFVQEFGDAGAKKGFCLYKVGCKGPYTFNNCSRERFNQHTSWPVQAGHGCIGCSEPGFWDNMGPFEEPLGDRLYHTVYGEGADKTADKVGVALLTATAVGIAAHAAIAAVKGSGKSEE from the coding sequence ATGGAACATGCGAAACTTTATGAAAGACTTGCACAAAGACTGAGCAGTCTTGAGAAGTTCCCTCGTGTCAAAGAGGGTAAATCCATTGCGGCATTAATGGAGGAGAATGGTATTAGCCGTAGAGATTTTATGAAATGGGCAGCGGGCGTTACTGCTATGTTATCTCTACCTTCGTCTTTTACTCCATTGATGGCACAAGCTGCTGAACTTACAGATCGTTTACCTGTTGTGTGGTTACACATGGCAGAGTGTACAGGATGTAGTGAGAGTTTATTACGTTCAGATGCACCAACGATTGATAGTTTGATTTTTGATCATATCTCATTAGAATACCATGAGACACTAATGGTTGCTTGTGGATGGCAAGCTGAGCATAACTTAGAGAGTGCCATTGAAAAATACAAGGGTAAATTTATCTTGATGGTTGAGGGTGGAATTCCAGCAGGCAGTAGTGATTTTTACCTAACGGTTGGACCACACGGGCATACAGGTCAAACCACAGCTAAAAAAGCAGCTGATGCAGCTGCCGCTATTTTTGCGATTGGTTCATGTTCAAGCTTTGGTGGTATTCAAGCAGCGCACCCCAATCCAACCAATGCGCAACCCATGAGTAAAATTACCAATAAACCTGTGATTAATGTACCAGGCTGTCCTCCAAGTGAGAAAAACATTGTGGGCAACGTGCTTCATTATCTTCTTTTTGGAACCCTTCCATCATTGGATGCATACAACCGTCCAAAATGGGCGTATGGCCTTAGAATTCATGATCTGTGTGAGAGACGTGGTCACTTTGATGCAGGTGAGTTTGTTCAAGAGTTCGGTGATGCAGGTGCTAAAAAAGGCTTCTGTCTTTATAAAGTAGGCTGTAAAGGACCTTATACGTTTAATAATTGTTCTCGTGAGCGATTTAACCAACATACCTCATGGCCCGTTCAAGCAGGACACGGCTGTATTGGCTGTTCTGAACCTGGATTTTGGGACAATATGGGACCGTTTGAAGAGCCATTAGGCGATAGACTCTACCATACCGTTTATGGTGAGGGTGCCGATAAAACGGCAGATAAAGTCGGTGTTGCGCTTCTAACAGCGACTGCAGTAGGTATTGCGGCTCACGCAGCAATTGCTGCGGTTAAGGGCAGTGGAAAAAGTGAAGAATAA